The following are from one region of the Haloactinomyces albus genome:
- a CDS encoding MarR family winged helix-turn-helix transcriptional regulator codes for MSVNHSLADDLGFLLSRASGVVARSVSDALAPLGLRVRSYSVLALTGEDGAGVTQRRLAVLMGLDPSQVVALVDELESRGLVTRTPDPADRRNKLIVATEQGCQVRSQAQQLVDQAHSGYFARIPQGDLDRLRHVLQQIAFPDETPTEHEAETSTAGE; via the coding sequence ATGAGTGTGAATCATTCCTTGGCCGACGACCTCGGCTTTCTGCTGTCTCGGGCCAGCGGTGTGGTGGCCCGGTCGGTCAGTGACGCGCTGGCTCCGCTGGGGCTGCGAGTGCGGTCCTACTCGGTGCTGGCCCTGACCGGCGAGGACGGTGCCGGAGTGACCCAGCGGCGCCTGGCCGTGCTGATGGGACTGGACCCCAGCCAGGTCGTGGCCCTGGTCGATGAGTTGGAAAGCCGAGGACTGGTCACTCGCACCCCGGACCCGGCCGACCGCCGCAACAAACTCATCGTCGCCACCGAGCAGGGCTGTCAGGTCCGCAGCCAGGCCCAGCAACTCGTGGACCAGGCCCACAGCGGCTACTTCGCCCGCATCCCCCAAGGTGATCTCGACCGGCTGCGACACGTGCTGCAGCAGATCGCCTTCCCCGACGAAACCCCCACCGAACACGAAGCCGAAACCTCCACAGCGGGGGAGTGA